A section of the Thunnus albacares chromosome 6, fThuAlb1.1, whole genome shotgun sequence genome encodes:
- the LOC122983552 gene encoding rhomboid-related protein 4-like produces MQNQLRVPHLGLLLLASQLFQVGLENIPPVTLAVLEFNVYLYLYPAAPLLQACISVQQIYQFNDWRRLLLSLLHHTDDWHLYFNMASFLMKGIRLERRLGRAWFLYLLSVFSLLTGFVYLALEVLLTELTQDQSYSRECTVGFSGVLFALTVLNNHYDPDGVTNVMGVPVSNRYASWVELVLIHIIAPGSSLIGHLAGILVGLLYTSGPLKTLMEKFAGQPNQRGAPPPDDFHLPEEARADI; encoded by the exons ATGCAGAACCAACTGAGGGTTCCCCACTTGGGCTTGTTGCTCCTGGCCTCCCAGCTGTTTCAGGTGGGTCTGGAGAACATCCCCCCCGTCACCCTGGCTGTCCTGGAATTCAACGTGTATCTTTACCTGTACCCTGCAGCTCCACTATTGCAG GCCTGTATAAGTGTACAGCAGATATACCAGTTTAATGACTGGCGCCGTCTTCTGTTGTCCCTGCTGCACCACACGGATGATTGGCACCTCTACTTCAACATGGCGTCCTTCCTCATGAAAGGTATCAGGCTGGAGCGGCGGCTGGGCAGAGCCTGGTTCCTCTACCTGCTTTCAGTCTTCTCTCTGCTCACTGGATTTGTCTATCTGGCGTTGGAGGTGCTGCTGACAGAGCTCACTCAGGATCAGTCCTACAGCAGGGAATGTACTGTTGGCTTCTCAG GTGTGCTGTTTGCTCTGACGGTGCTCAACAACCATTATGACCCAGACGGTGTGACCAATGTGATGGGTGTCCCTGTGTCCAATCGCTATGCTAGCTGGGTGGAGCTTGTGCTGATCCACATAATAGCACCAGG GAGCTCTTTGATTGGTCACCTGGCAGGTATCCTGGTGGGTCTGCTCTACACTTCTGGACCACTAAAGACCCTCATGGAGAAATTTGCAG